The following proteins are co-located in the Osmia lignaria lignaria isolate PbOS001 chromosome 12, iyOsmLign1, whole genome shotgun sequence genome:
- the LOC117602804 gene encoding putative Rho GTPase-activating protein CG5521 isoform X1, with product MFSKKLHVDVKKSTLKIQDVKKDSATRFKHLKIVLENVDTDEAKGFFEGNFSHVYFILYDCFVSAEANLRQRELSFHIVHKAHREELEQVLQLLEKVLTLLPELLNRRWQCHSLARILQKLLHPGNSWKLRREAIRYFILWYQALGENAPEHIHQMFASLVPGFPPQQPSPYKSERKIDGKKDKFAKVIGCDDKDKREFYDTQLSQSTFHDNGSSQCPVTPVDNGPILPPQSGEKPLDNETVRFLEALLEFMVTQVVKIEWRDKSSRQHKTFQFLLERFKATYLRYICPEFDDNFSLYKPNLELPTMRKPTNQSQDNYVLCKVALIKWIASFTHVARKDARVAHLSHSTTPNEENTESELRRVSVTQNAVDSTSLSPESTVSQQENQNQEDSTVSAVTLVREVLYGNRDNVNFVHELYRQSFLLDFNHAGAIRKAIAVYKDWIQMNELPPFMLEPLESHKERDLEDNTKKDANDIDKSPSESYRQTRLRNDSYLGAIHRENLFIRAGLQNVLQVFITQASNVFFLENSGPNASLTLLEEQTDSCKRVLNVYRYVVMNSRLEPATWEQLLRVLLQITSLVLNEKSSRRKVQESIGGKLAPAIFQTLIVTWIKANLNVVISTQLWDQFLEVLTSLTQWEELIREWAKTLDTLTRVLARHVYNLDLNDLPLDRLSEQKTKKRRGVGSRAASTGSVQPPRKGSVDQDNNAVSKENVTDHPMRDLRKVRPLPRSASDNNIYNGKARVKVHRHRTHTVHSGIPVLPLSIEQDMARLLSSGSTSSSGVGRKMLPNRRAKSLDSVVIVDSEPPSPRCPSPTPSSGVDSNKDSPIQIENIDGSSIDTNDASERRSVMAGGGVRGWLPDVAVVLWRRMLSALGDVNNIQDPTLHGQVMDYLVQLTQTLIKIRLNQGVSGDNQVTPPAPELIPPLTVIAPWCFKAIQLPSQYEVGKLAAYRLICLLTIQPQDINLPKQHLTLFYRAVHNGIVSNDSKVLHVLVKYTGPRLFSLNLPGSSLLILDYIHAANVILSSQDIGAPRTEAVSIIGSLLSLPATTIKLPVLQPTSTDIVTMTCPDAKEHIITILLRSCRREPTGIARCVALSSIAMFVYRELCYKNQHPRIPESVTVLLLALKRMQRAERRRAGFCYPLMDQANHAIVAQVACDSLLLLCDKADTLLELYPNVPCKIIQILSETLGYMNTREKRGPLIISMLFCLGEWAMHLGPYVLLRVFQGKPLLMSLFSVLDNIVKDKINNDASQSNKSHEDEDDDFDPDITLDNLADETSMKSPRRGNIQSVQLAAKMVMMHLINHLGHFPMGIGAARLSSLVVELDDVPGIDGDELSSAIFHAPNIQLLMLSNSVIMSLVELAALDAPGGGVTAGLTTAPSLVRVLLRDLAGKASWDSSILYSQPFVEDDIPIAFTKHVEWKSKVQIEDLNSVTTSQTCTPRHTIRHREPHILPTFANAASDMDNLDDLLQYIGHTSPEVLTNPEVALNAPANPPQGHYLESETIATILNQRNAEQEHINNWNQHISMCASPISPPSCRPPPAPFHHCRLLFSHLGLSGWEQRTKLHLLSKNEKLLRELRNLDSQRSRETHKIAVIYVSQGQEDKNSILSNVTASKEYESFVARLAWEVELESHTGFLGGLIPGKASGVTAPYFATSFTEILFHVATRMPSDSPESLLQKTRHLGNDEIHIVWSEHWRDYRRDIIPTEFCDVLIVIYPLHNKLYRIQISRKPEIPFFGPLFDECIVEDKVLPGLVRTTALAASRAKRSTLMLYQHYYEERARSIDTVMRNHKEATTFEEFTANVYSPVQPPSPFSGTSSVSGSTTSVQSTASSNLAAALIDSHQGRSGLRSSSAASSDNRANRVSDGSRVWFSNDTPESTALHGISPRPVKKMSFKTGPKQRTSTQSTPPDSPRYK from the exons AAAATGTGGATACTGATGAAGCAAAGGGGTTTTTTGAAGGCAACTTCAGCCATgtgtattttattctatatGATTGTTTTGTGTCGGCTGAAGCAAACTTAAGACAAAGAG AACTTTCCTTCCACATTG tgCATAAAGCACACAGGGAGGAATTGGAACAGGTATTGCAGCTCTTGGAAAAAGTTTTAACTCTTCTCCCTGAGCTTCTTAACAGAAGATGGCAATGTCATAGTCTGGCAAGGATTTTGCAGAAACTTTTACATCCTGGTAATAGTTGGAAACTTAGAAGAGAAGCTATAAG GTATTTTATTTTGTGGTATCAAGCACTTGGTGAAAATGCACCTGAACACATTCATCAGATGTTTGCAAGCTTGGTACCAGGCTTTCCACCTCAGCAACCATCTCCTTACAAGTCTGAACGTAAGATAGATGGGAAGAAGGATAAATTTGCTAAAGTAATTGGTTGTGATGATAAAGATAAGAGAGAATTTTATGATACACAATTGTCACAAAGTACTTTTCACGATAATGGGTCCAGTCAGTGTCCTGTCACTCCTGTGGACAATGGGCCCATTTTACCTCCGCAAAGTGGGGAAAAGCCTCTTGACAATGAAACTGTTCGATTTTTAGAAGCACTACTTGAATTTATGGTTACTCAGGTTGTAAAAATAGAATGGCGAGATAAATCTTCGCGACAGCACAAGACTTTTCAGTTTTTATTAGAACGTTTTAAAGCTACGTATCTTCGTTATATTTGCCCTGAGTTCGATGATAATTTCTCATTGTACAAACCGAATTTAGAATTGCCTACGATGCGTAAACCAACGAATCAGAGTCAAGataattatgtattatgtaaagTTGCTTTAATTAAATGGATCGCTAGCTTCACCCATGTCGCTAGAAAGGATGCTCGTGTCGCACATCTTTCACATAG CACAACTCCGAACGAAGAGAATACAGAATCAGAACTTCGTCGTGTTTCGGTTACTCAAAATGCAGTTGATTCTACTTCGCTGTCTCCTGAATCAACTGTATCTCAACAAGAGAATCAAAATCAGGAAGATAGTACTGTTTCAGCAGTTACTCTTGTTAGAGAAGTTTTATACGGTAACAGAGATAATGTAAATTTTGTCCACGAATTGTATAGACAATCGTTTTTGCTGGACTTTAATCATGCTGGTGCTATAAGAAAGGCTATAGCCGTTTATAAGGATTGGATCCAAATGAAT GAACTCCCACCATTCATGTTAGAACCATTGGAGAGTCACAAAGAAAGAGATTTAGAAGATAATACCAAAAAAGATGCAAACGATATCGATAAAAGTCCGTCTGAAAGTTATCGGCAGACGAGATTAAGGAACGACTCTTATCTTGGTGCTATACacagagaaaatttatttataagagcAGGATTACAGAATGTTTTACAAGTATTCATCACCCAGGCTTCTAATGTATTTTTCTTAGAAAATTCCGGACCCAACGCGTCCTTAACATTACTCGAAGAACAGACGGATAGTTGCAAAAGAGTTTTGAATGTTTACCGATACGTCGTAATGAATTCTAGATTAGAACCTGCTACTTGGGAACAGTTGCTTAG gGTATTGTTGCAAATAACATCGCTTGTTTTAAACGAGAAATCTTCTCGACGCAAAGTTCAAGAGAGCATCGGTGGCAAACTTGCACCTGCTATATTTCAGACCTTAATCGTTACGTGGATTAAAGCGAATTTAAACGTTGTTATTTCTACTCAGTTATGGGATCAGTTTCTGGAAGTTTTGACGTCGTTAACACAATGGGAGGAATTAATTCGAGAATGGGCG AAAACATTGGATACTTTAACAAGGGTACTTGCCAGACACGTGTACAATTTAGATCTAAACGATCTGCCATTAGATAGATTGAGCGAACAAAAAACTAAAAAGCGTCGAGGTGTTGGAAGCCGCGCTGCATCCACAGGAAGCGTTCAACCCCCACGCAAAGGAAGCGTTGACCAAGATAACAATGCTGTTTCTAAAGAAAATGTTACCG ACCACCCTATGCGAGATTTAAGGAAAGTACGACCTCTTCCACGCAGTGCAAGTGATAATAATATATACAATGGAAAAGCACGCGTAAAGGTTCATAGACATCGTACACATACAGTGCATAGCGGTATCCCTG TACTCCCCCTATCAATAGAGCAAGATATGGCGCGACTACTATCAAGTGGTTCAACATCATCGTCAGGAGTTGGTCGGAAAATGTTACCCAACAGACGCGCTAAATCTTTGGACAGCGTTGTTATAGTCGATAGCGAACCACCATCGCCACGTTGCCCTTCTCCGACGCCTAGCAGCGGCGTTGACAGCAACAAAGACAGTCCCATACAGATAGAAAACATTGATGGCAGTAGTATTG ACACTAATGATGCATCAGAAAGAAGATCTGTTATGGCAGGTGGGGGTGTCCGAGGATGGTTACCTGATGTAGCGGTTGTATTGTGGAGACGTATGTTATCGGCATTAGGAGACGTAAATAATATTCAGGATCCGACTCTTCATGGTCAAGTTATGGATTACCTTGTCCAATTGACACAAACCCTTATAAAA ATTCGTTTAAATCAAGGTGTATCTGGGGACAATCAAGTAACCCCGCCAGCTCCAGAACTTATACCGCCGTTAACAGTAATTGCTCCATGGTGTTTCAAG GCGATACAACTTCCTAGTCAGTACGAAGTTGGTAAATTGGCAGCATACCGTTTGATCTGCCTTTTAACAATACAGCCACAAGATATCAATTTACCAAAACAACACTTGACACTTTTTTATCGTGCGGTACATAACGGTATCGTTAGTAACGACAGTAAAGTATTACATGTACTGGTCAAGTATACCGGTCCTAGATTGTTCAGTTTAAATCTTCCTGGGTCTAGTCTTTTAATCTTGGATTATATTCACGCTGCTAATGTAATATTGAGCAGTCAGGATATCGgg GCACCACGGACGGAGGCTGTTTCAATAATTGGATCATTACTGTCATTACCTGCCACAACAATTAAATTACCTGTGTTGCAACCTACTTCAACAGATATTGTAACCATGACATGCCCAGATGCAAAG GAACATATAATCACGATTCTTTTAAGAAGTTGTAGGCGAGAACCAACCGGTATTGCAAGATGCGTGGCACTTTCAAGTATTGCTATGTTTGTGTACAGAGAACTGTGCTACAAAAATCAACACCCGCGGATACCAGAATCTGTCACGGTTCTTCTTTTAGCGCTTAAA CGGATGCAAAGGGCAGAGCGTCGGAGAGCTGGTTTCTGTTATCCACTAATGGATCAG GCCAATCATGCCATTGTCGCTCAAGTGGCATGTGATTCCCTGTTGTTGTTATGTGATAAAGCAGATACTCTCTTAGAATTGTACCCAAATGTGCCATGTAAAATAATTCAA ATTTTGTCAGAAACACTTGGATATATGAATACACGAGAAAAACGTGGTCCTTTGATAATATCAATGTTGTTTTGTTTGGGAGAGTGGGCTATGCACCTTGGCCCATATGTTTTGTTACGAGTATTTCAAGGGAAACCATTATTAATGAGTTTATTCTCG GTGTTGGATAATATAGTGAAAGATAAAATCAATAATGATGCATCACAATCGAACAAAAGTCACGAAGATGAAGATGATGATTTCGATCCTGATATAACTTTGGATAACTTGGCTGATGAAACTTCCATGAAATCGCCTCGACGCGGAAATATTCAGTCTGTTCAATTAGCAGCAAAAATG GTAATGATGCATTTGATCAATCATTTGGGACACTTTCCAATGGGTATCGGAGCTGCACGCTTATCTTCGCTAGTCGTCGAATTAGATGATGTACCCGGCATCGACGGGGACGAACTTTCCTCTGCCATTTTTCATGCACCAAATATACAATTACTAATGTTATCGAATTCCGTAATAATGTCACTCGTTGAACTGGCGGCATTAGATGCACCTGGAGGAGGTGTTACTGCTGGATTAACAACAGCTCCATCGTTGGTTAGGGTTTTGTTGAGGGATTTAGCAGGGAAAGCATCTTGGGATAGTTCTATTTTATACAGTCAACCGTTTGTCGAAGACGATATTCCAATAGCATTTACAAAACACG TCGAGTGGAAATCAAAAGTACAAATAGAAGATCTGAACAGTGTCACAACATCTCAGACTTGTACACCTCGGCATACAATAAGACACCGCGAACCTCATATACTACCTACGTTTGCAAATGCTGCAAGTGATATGGATAATTTGGATGAT CTTTTACAATATATAGGACACACAAGTCCAGAAGTACTAACTAATCCAGAAGTAGCCCTTAATGCGCCTGCTAATCCGCCACAGGGTCATTATCTTGAAAGTGAAACCATCGCAACTATTCTGAATCAGAGAAATGCGGAACAAGAGCATATCAATAATTGGAATCAACATATTAG CATGTGCGCGTCGCCGATAAGTCCGCCATCGTGTCGACCACCTCCAGCGCCCTTTCATCACTGCCGTCTTTTATTTTCGCACTTAGGTTTGTCGGGTTGGGAACAACGTACAAAATTGCATTTGTTGTCAAAGAATGAAAAGCTTCTACGAGAACTAAGGAATCTCGACAGTCAACGATCCAGAGAAACGCATAAAATAGCGGTGATTTACGTTAGCCAGGGTCAAGAGGATAAGAATTCTATATTAAGTAATGTCACTGCTAGTAAAGAATACGAAAGCTTTGTCGCGAGATTGGCGTGGGAAGTGGAACTCGAATCGCATACAGGTTTTCTTGGAGGTCTTATACCTGGTAAAGCATCCGGAGTAACAGCACCCTATTTCGCTACATCCTTCACGGAGATACTTTTTCATGTAGCGACGAGAATGCCTTCCGATAGTCCTGAAAGTTTGTTACAGAAA ACACGGCACTTAGGTAACGATGAAATTCACATAGTTTGGTCCGAGCATTGGAGAGACTATCGTCGAGACATTATACCAACTGAATTTTGCGATGTTTTAATAGTAATTTATCCGTTGCATAATAAATTGTACAGAATTCAAATTTCTCGAAAGCCAGAGATTCCATTCTTTGGACCCTTATTCGATGAGTGCATCGTGGAAGATAAAGTTTTGCCCGGGTTAGTCAGAACAACAGCATTGGCAGCAAGTAGAGCAAAACGATCTACCCTTATGTTGTACCAGCATTA ttATGAGGAGAGAGCAAGATCTATCGATACTGTCATGAGAAATCATAAAGAAGCTACTACATTTGAAGAGTTTACAGCTAATGTATATTCCCCGGTACAACCACCAAGCCCATTCAGTGGTACTTCTTCTGTATCTG GCTCTACAACAAGCGTGCAATCCACAGCATCGTCAAACCTCGCAGCAGCCCTTATAGATTCCCATCAAGGTCGATCGGGTCTGCGAAGTTCTTCAGCAGCGAGCAGTGATAATCGCGCGAATAGAG TTTCTGATGGGAGTAGAGTGTGGTTTAGTAACGACACACCGGAGAGTACAGCACTCCATGGAATTTCTCCTAGACCTGTGAAAAAGATGTCATTTAAAACTGGACCGAAACAGCGGACGAGCACTCAATCCACACCACCTGACAGTCCAAGATATAAATAA
- the LOC117602804 gene encoding putative Rho GTPase-activating protein CG5521 isoform X6 yields MFSKKLHVDVKKSTLKIQDVKKDSATRFKHLKIVLENVDTDEAKGFFEGNFSHVYFILYDCFVSAEANLRQRELSFHIVHKAHREELEQVLQLLEKVLTLLPELLNRRWQCHSLARILQKLLHPGNSWKLRREAIRYFILWYQALGENAPEHIHQMFASLVPGFPPQQPSPYKSERKIDGKKDKFAKVIGCDDKDKREFYDTQLSQSTFHDNGSSQCPVTPVDNGPILPPQSGEKPLDNETVRFLEALLEFMVTQVVKIEWRDKSSRQHKTFQFLLERFKATYLRYICPEFDDNFSLYKPNLELPTMRKPTNQSQDNYVLCKVALIKWIASFTHVARKDARVAHLSHSTTPNEENTESELRRVSVTQNAVDSTSLSPESTVSQQENQNQEDSTVSAVTLVREVLYGNRDNVNFVHELYRQSFLLDFNHAGAIRKAIAVYKDWIQMNELPPFMLEPLESHKERDLEDNTKKDANDIDKSPSESYRQTRLRNDSYLGAIHRENLFIRAGLQNVLQVFITQASNVFFLENSGPNASLTLLEEQTDSCKRVLNVYRYVVMNSRLEPATWEQLLRVLLQITSLVLNEKSSRRKVQESIGGKLAPAIFQTLIVTWIKANLNVVISTQLWDQFLEVLTSLTQWEELIREWAKTLDTLTRVLARHVYNLDLNDLPLDRLSEQKTKKRRGVGSRAASTGSVQPPRKGSVDQDNNAVSKENVTDHPMRDLRKVRPLPRSASDNNIYNGKARVKVHRHRTHTVHSGIPVLPLSIEQDMARLLSSGSTSSSGVGRKMLPNRRAKSLDSVVIVDSEPPSPRCPSPTPSSGVDSNKDSPIQIENIDGSSIDTNDASERRSVMAGGGVRGWLPDVAVVLWRRMLSALGDVNNIQDPTLHGQVMDYLVQLTQTLIKIRLNQGVSGDNQVTPPAPELIPPLTVIAPWCFKAIQLPSQYEVGKLAAYRLICLLTIQPQDINLPKQHLTLFYRAVHNGIVSNDSKVLHVLVKYTGPRLFSLNLPGSSLLILDYIHAANVILSSQDIGAPRTEAVSIIGSLLSLPATTIKLPVLQPTSTDIVTMTCPDAKEHIITILLRSCRREPTGIARCVALSSIAMFVYRELCYKNQHPRIPESVTVLLLALKRMQRAERRRAGFCYPLMDQANHAIVAQVACDSLLLLCDKADTLLELYPNVPCKIIQILSETLGYMNTREKRGPLIISMLFCLGEWAMHLGPYVLLRVFQGKPLLMSLFSVLDNIVKDKINNDASQSNKSHEDEDDDFDPDITLDNLADETSMKSPRRGNIQSVQLAAKMVMMHLINHLGHFPMGIGAARLSSLVVELDDVPGIDGDELSSAIFHAPNIQLLMLSNSVIMSLVELAALDAPGGGVTAGLTTAPSLVRVLLRDLAGKASWDSSILYSQPFVEDDIPIAFTKHVEWKSKVQIEDLNSVTTSQTCTPRHTIRHREPHILPTFANAASDMDNLDDLLQYIGHTSPEVLTNPEVALNAPANPPQGHYLESETIATILNQRNAEQEHINNWNQHISMCASPISPPSCRPPPAPFHHCRLLFSHLGLSGWEQRTKLHLLSKNEKLLRELRNLDSQRSRETHKIAVIYVSQGQEDKNSILSNVTASKEYESFVARLAWEVELESHTGFLGGLIPGKASGVTAPYFATSFTEILFHVATRMPSDSPESLLQKTRHLGNDEIHIVWSEHWRDYRRDIIPTEFCDVLIVIYPLHNKLYRIQISRKPEIPFFGPLFDECIVEDKVLPGLVRTTALAASRAKRSTLMLYQHYYEERARSIDTVMRNHKEATTFEEFTANVYSPVQPPSPFSGTSSVSGSTTSVQSTASSNLAAALIDSHQGRSGLRSSSAASSDNRANRGD; encoded by the exons AAAATGTGGATACTGATGAAGCAAAGGGGTTTTTTGAAGGCAACTTCAGCCATgtgtattttattctatatGATTGTTTTGTGTCGGCTGAAGCAAACTTAAGACAAAGAG AACTTTCCTTCCACATTG tgCATAAAGCACACAGGGAGGAATTGGAACAGGTATTGCAGCTCTTGGAAAAAGTTTTAACTCTTCTCCCTGAGCTTCTTAACAGAAGATGGCAATGTCATAGTCTGGCAAGGATTTTGCAGAAACTTTTACATCCTGGTAATAGTTGGAAACTTAGAAGAGAAGCTATAAG GTATTTTATTTTGTGGTATCAAGCACTTGGTGAAAATGCACCTGAACACATTCATCAGATGTTTGCAAGCTTGGTACCAGGCTTTCCACCTCAGCAACCATCTCCTTACAAGTCTGAACGTAAGATAGATGGGAAGAAGGATAAATTTGCTAAAGTAATTGGTTGTGATGATAAAGATAAGAGAGAATTTTATGATACACAATTGTCACAAAGTACTTTTCACGATAATGGGTCCAGTCAGTGTCCTGTCACTCCTGTGGACAATGGGCCCATTTTACCTCCGCAAAGTGGGGAAAAGCCTCTTGACAATGAAACTGTTCGATTTTTAGAAGCACTACTTGAATTTATGGTTACTCAGGTTGTAAAAATAGAATGGCGAGATAAATCTTCGCGACAGCACAAGACTTTTCAGTTTTTATTAGAACGTTTTAAAGCTACGTATCTTCGTTATATTTGCCCTGAGTTCGATGATAATTTCTCATTGTACAAACCGAATTTAGAATTGCCTACGATGCGTAAACCAACGAATCAGAGTCAAGataattatgtattatgtaaagTTGCTTTAATTAAATGGATCGCTAGCTTCACCCATGTCGCTAGAAAGGATGCTCGTGTCGCACATCTTTCACATAG CACAACTCCGAACGAAGAGAATACAGAATCAGAACTTCGTCGTGTTTCGGTTACTCAAAATGCAGTTGATTCTACTTCGCTGTCTCCTGAATCAACTGTATCTCAACAAGAGAATCAAAATCAGGAAGATAGTACTGTTTCAGCAGTTACTCTTGTTAGAGAAGTTTTATACGGTAACAGAGATAATGTAAATTTTGTCCACGAATTGTATAGACAATCGTTTTTGCTGGACTTTAATCATGCTGGTGCTATAAGAAAGGCTATAGCCGTTTATAAGGATTGGATCCAAATGAAT GAACTCCCACCATTCATGTTAGAACCATTGGAGAGTCACAAAGAAAGAGATTTAGAAGATAATACCAAAAAAGATGCAAACGATATCGATAAAAGTCCGTCTGAAAGTTATCGGCAGACGAGATTAAGGAACGACTCTTATCTTGGTGCTATACacagagaaaatttatttataagagcAGGATTACAGAATGTTTTACAAGTATTCATCACCCAGGCTTCTAATGTATTTTTCTTAGAAAATTCCGGACCCAACGCGTCCTTAACATTACTCGAAGAACAGACGGATAGTTGCAAAAGAGTTTTGAATGTTTACCGATACGTCGTAATGAATTCTAGATTAGAACCTGCTACTTGGGAACAGTTGCTTAG gGTATTGTTGCAAATAACATCGCTTGTTTTAAACGAGAAATCTTCTCGACGCAAAGTTCAAGAGAGCATCGGTGGCAAACTTGCACCTGCTATATTTCAGACCTTAATCGTTACGTGGATTAAAGCGAATTTAAACGTTGTTATTTCTACTCAGTTATGGGATCAGTTTCTGGAAGTTTTGACGTCGTTAACACAATGGGAGGAATTAATTCGAGAATGGGCG AAAACATTGGATACTTTAACAAGGGTACTTGCCAGACACGTGTACAATTTAGATCTAAACGATCTGCCATTAGATAGATTGAGCGAACAAAAAACTAAAAAGCGTCGAGGTGTTGGAAGCCGCGCTGCATCCACAGGAAGCGTTCAACCCCCACGCAAAGGAAGCGTTGACCAAGATAACAATGCTGTTTCTAAAGAAAATGTTACCG ACCACCCTATGCGAGATTTAAGGAAAGTACGACCTCTTCCACGCAGTGCAAGTGATAATAATATATACAATGGAAAAGCACGCGTAAAGGTTCATAGACATCGTACACATACAGTGCATAGCGGTATCCCTG TACTCCCCCTATCAATAGAGCAAGATATGGCGCGACTACTATCAAGTGGTTCAACATCATCGTCAGGAGTTGGTCGGAAAATGTTACCCAACAGACGCGCTAAATCTTTGGACAGCGTTGTTATAGTCGATAGCGAACCACCATCGCCACGTTGCCCTTCTCCGACGCCTAGCAGCGGCGTTGACAGCAACAAAGACAGTCCCATACAGATAGAAAACATTGATGGCAGTAGTATTG ACACTAATGATGCATCAGAAAGAAGATCTGTTATGGCAGGTGGGGGTGTCCGAGGATGGTTACCTGATGTAGCGGTTGTATTGTGGAGACGTATGTTATCGGCATTAGGAGACGTAAATAATATTCAGGATCCGACTCTTCATGGTCAAGTTATGGATTACCTTGTCCAATTGACACAAACCCTTATAAAA ATTCGTTTAAATCAAGGTGTATCTGGGGACAATCAAGTAACCCCGCCAGCTCCAGAACTTATACCGCCGTTAACAGTAATTGCTCCATGGTGTTTCAAG GCGATACAACTTCCTAGTCAGTACGAAGTTGGTAAATTGGCAGCATACCGTTTGATCTGCCTTTTAACAATACAGCCACAAGATATCAATTTACCAAAACAACACTTGACACTTTTTTATCGTGCGGTACATAACGGTATCGTTAGTAACGACAGTAAAGTATTACATGTACTGGTCAAGTATACCGGTCCTAGATTGTTCAGTTTAAATCTTCCTGGGTCTAGTCTTTTAATCTTGGATTATATTCACGCTGCTAATGTAATATTGAGCAGTCAGGATATCGgg GCACCACGGACGGAGGCTGTTTCAATAATTGGATCATTACTGTCATTACCTGCCACAACAATTAAATTACCTGTGTTGCAACCTACTTCAACAGATATTGTAACCATGACATGCCCAGATGCAAAG GAACATATAATCACGATTCTTTTAAGAAGTTGTAGGCGAGAACCAACCGGTATTGCAAGATGCGTGGCACTTTCAAGTATTGCTATGTTTGTGTACAGAGAACTGTGCTACAAAAATCAACACCCGCGGATACCAGAATCTGTCACGGTTCTTCTTTTAGCGCTTAAA CGGATGCAAAGGGCAGAGCGTCGGAGAGCTGGTTTCTGTTATCCACTAATGGATCAG GCCAATCATGCCATTGTCGCTCAAGTGGCATGTGATTCCCTGTTGTTGTTATGTGATAAAGCAGATACTCTCTTAGAATTGTACCCAAATGTGCCATGTAAAATAATTCAA ATTTTGTCAGAAACACTTGGATATATGAATACACGAGAAAAACGTGGTCCTTTGATAATATCAATGTTGTTTTGTTTGGGAGAGTGGGCTATGCACCTTGGCCCATATGTTTTGTTACGAGTATTTCAAGGGAAACCATTATTAATGAGTTTATTCTCG GTGTTGGATAATATAGTGAAAGATAAAATCAATAATGATGCATCACAATCGAACAAAAGTCACGAAGATGAAGATGATGATTTCGATCCTGATATAACTTTGGATAACTTGGCTGATGAAACTTCCATGAAATCGCCTCGACGCGGAAATATTCAGTCTGTTCAATTAGCAGCAAAAATG GTAATGATGCATTTGATCAATCATTTGGGACACTTTCCAATGGGTATCGGAGCTGCACGCTTATCTTCGCTAGTCGTCGAATTAGATGATGTACCCGGCATCGACGGGGACGAACTTTCCTCTGCCATTTTTCATGCACCAAATATACAATTACTAATGTTATCGAATTCCGTAATAATGTCACTCGTTGAACTGGCGGCATTAGATGCACCTGGAGGAGGTGTTACTGCTGGATTAACAACAGCTCCATCGTTGGTTAGGGTTTTGTTGAGGGATTTAGCAGGGAAAGCATCTTGGGATAGTTCTATTTTATACAGTCAACCGTTTGTCGAAGACGATATTCCAATAGCATTTACAAAACACG TCGAGTGGAAATCAAAAGTACAAATAGAAGATCTGAACAGTGTCACAACATCTCAGACTTGTACACCTCGGCATACAATAAGACACCGCGAACCTCATATACTACCTACGTTTGCAAATGCTGCAAGTGATATGGATAATTTGGATGAT CTTTTACAATATATAGGACACACAAGTCCAGAAGTACTAACTAATCCAGAAGTAGCCCTTAATGCGCCTGCTAATCCGCCACAGGGTCATTATCTTGAAAGTGAAACCATCGCAACTATTCTGAATCAGAGAAATGCGGAACAAGAGCATATCAATAATTGGAATCAACATATTAG CATGTGCGCGTCGCCGATAAGTCCGCCATCGTGTCGACCACCTCCAGCGCCCTTTCATCACTGCCGTCTTTTATTTTCGCACTTAGGTTTGTCGGGTTGGGAACAACGTACAAAATTGCATTTGTTGTCAAAGAATGAAAAGCTTCTACGAGAACTAAGGAATCTCGACAGTCAACGATCCAGAGAAACGCATAAAATAGCGGTGATTTACGTTAGCCAGGGTCAAGAGGATAAGAATTCTATATTAAGTAATGTCACTGCTAGTAAAGAATACGAAAGCTTTGTCGCGAGATTGGCGTGGGAAGTGGAACTCGAATCGCATACAGGTTTTCTTGGAGGTCTTATACCTGGTAAAGCATCCGGAGTAACAGCACCCTATTTCGCTACATCCTTCACGGAGATACTTTTTCATGTAGCGACGAGAATGCCTTCCGATAGTCCTGAAAGTTTGTTACAGAAA ACACGGCACTTAGGTAACGATGAAATTCACATAGTTTGGTCCGAGCATTGGAGAGACTATCGTCGAGACATTATACCAACTGAATTTTGCGATGTTTTAATAGTAATTTATCCGTTGCATAATAAATTGTACAGAATTCAAATTTCTCGAAAGCCAGAGATTCCATTCTTTGGACCCTTATTCGATGAGTGCATCGTGGAAGATAAAGTTTTGCCCGGGTTAGTCAGAACAACAGCATTGGCAGCAAGTAGAGCAAAACGATCTACCCTTATGTTGTACCAGCATTA ttATGAGGAGAGAGCAAGATCTATCGATACTGTCATGAGAAATCATAAAGAAGCTACTACATTTGAAGAGTTTACAGCTAATGTATATTCCCCGGTACAACCACCAAGCCCATTCAGTGGTACTTCTTCTGTATCTG GCTCTACAACAAGCGTGCAATCCACAGCATCGTCAAACCTCGCAGCAGCCCTTATAGATTCCCATCAAGGTCGATCGGGTCTGCGAAGTTCTTCAGCAGCGAGCAGTGATAATCGCGCGAATAGAGGTGACTAA